The following proteins come from a genomic window of Methanosarcina sp. MTP4:
- a CDS encoding GTP-binding protein, producing the protein MQVIVVGGFLGSGKTTTIINMGKYLADKGKKVAIIVNEIGEIGIDGDVIDRFGFDSKEITNGCICCTLKVSMKTTVTLLAKEYKPDILLVEPTGIAFPHVIKEDIELMNLGESVTVAPLVTLIDGSRFKHMMKEVKNFSMRQIIDAEILGINKVDLIEPIRVPILEASVQQLNPKAKVVQLSGKAMDERFEGLMQMLLPEFAGEKPAEMEKPPEEEKAPTEKVPAKEVTKASAAPGEIESSIEASGVGSYAVEFAVEKQDINREVSREITTELMKRIKTKVLNLNPEFIGHIKLFLDNGTETVKQSVTIYSEEPQEDIVNSKPDAKPSLKVLSAVSNVKTEKLFDAVNSSVQEIFEKKEISIRKIEHAHEHGHNHGEHEHEEHHEHEHHEH; encoded by the coding sequence ATGCAGGTTATTGTGGTGGGAGGGTTCCTGGGAAGCGGGAAGACTACCACCATTATCAATATGGGCAAATACCTCGCAGACAAGGGGAAAAAAGTCGCCATTATCGTAAATGAGATCGGAGAGATCGGAATTGATGGGGATGTAATCGACAGGTTCGGATTCGACTCTAAGGAAATCACAAACGGATGCATCTGCTGCACCCTTAAAGTGAGCATGAAGACAACCGTGACCCTTCTTGCAAAAGAATACAAGCCCGATATACTTCTGGTAGAACCCACGGGAATCGCTTTCCCCCATGTAATTAAAGAAGATATCGAACTTATGAACCTGGGAGAAAGCGTAACAGTTGCCCCCCTTGTCACTCTGATTGACGGGAGCCGCTTCAAGCATATGATGAAGGAAGTAAAAAACTTCTCCATGCGGCAGATAATTGATGCGGAGATTCTCGGGATCAACAAAGTGGACCTTATAGAGCCTATCAGGGTTCCAATCCTTGAAGCTTCGGTCCAGCAGTTGAACCCCAAAGCAAAGGTAGTCCAGTTATCCGGAAAAGCAATGGACGAGAGGTTCGAGGGTCTTATGCAAATGCTGCTCCCCGAATTCGCCGGGGAAAAACCTGCAGAGATGGAAAAACCACCGGAAGAGGAAAAGGCCCCCACAGAAAAAGTTCCTGCAAAAGAAGTAACTAAAGCCTCTGCAGCTCCCGGAGAAATCGAAAGTTCCATCGAAGCTTCGGGCGTCGGGAGCTATGCTGTGGAATTTGCGGTAGAAAAGCAGGACATTAACAGGGAAGTATCCAGAGAAATCACCACCGAGCTGATGAAAAGGATCAAAACAAAAGTCCTTAATCTCAACCCCGAGTTCATAGGGCACATCAAGCTCTTCCTGGACAACGGCACGGAAACCGTAAAACAGAGCGTAACCATCTACTCCGAAGAACCCCAGGAAGATATAGTAAACTCAAAACCCGATGCAAAACCCTCCTTGAAAGTCCTCTCCGCGGTATCAAACGTGAAGACAGAAAAACTATTCGATGCCGTGAACAGTTCAGTACAGGAAATTTTCGAGAAAAAGGAAATCAGCATCCGCAAAATAGAGCATGCCCACGAACACGGGCATAACCATGGTGAGCATGAACATGAAGAACATCATGAACATGAACATCATGAACATTAA
- a CDS encoding methylamine methyltransferase corrinoid protein reductive activase, whose translation MRTGVAIDLGTSGFRAQKIDLESETILKTVITLRNPLPGANVMDHLDFAIHYGQDKAHGLSATAVKHILEELEVKPEELEKFSICGNPIQLSIFQEIPIEDLAYAGERKKQKYHIEEQNRDARIIPLSEIKGFEEFKNCKLYVPPAIKHEVGADALALIEKSGMLESDEIAIATDYGTNAEMALKANGVIYTGSAAAGPALEGQEIEFGSIASPHTISDVEFEGENLRCYVLDKEMSPIKGDLVNPKTGDVVEKGDVKAKGITGTGVIALIEAGMRNKMITLPKILTPDSVIHLQDGIKFTEKDLIEAGRAIGAIRAGHITLCAEAGIEMEDLKIAHMSGAAGTYMDAAKAHQVGMIPYNAGYVSQIGNTSLAVAREILISEDRLWELQKIAKEIVGTHVMFATSEAFKEGYMLELAYWNEGMMFKMHKKFLKKKKLPMLDEPSSILKIDRQVERDIPELGEEGLHVLDKVGTYLTMVIEGCEGCHECVKVCPNGALRMEEGGVVRIRTDLCDGANCQRCLHACPEDRFKWENLTVAGN comes from the coding sequence ATGAGAACTGGCGTTGCAATCGACCTTGGAACCAGTGGTTTCAGGGCACAGAAAATTGACTTGGAAAGTGAAACGATTTTAAAGACCGTAATAACTCTGCGAAACCCACTGCCGGGCGCAAACGTGATGGACCACCTGGATTTTGCAATCCACTACGGACAGGACAAAGCCCACGGTCTCTCGGCAACCGCGGTCAAGCACATCCTTGAGGAACTGGAAGTAAAGCCTGAAGAGCTGGAAAAATTCTCAATCTGTGGAAACCCGATCCAGCTATCCATCTTCCAGGAAATTCCCATCGAAGACCTGGCATATGCAGGAGAGCGCAAGAAACAGAAATACCACATTGAAGAACAAAACCGGGACGCCCGTATAATTCCTCTGTCCGAAATCAAAGGCTTCGAGGAATTCAAGAACTGCAAGCTCTACGTCCCCCCTGCAATCAAGCACGAGGTCGGAGCCGATGCTCTTGCCCTCATTGAGAAATCAGGAATGCTTGAGAGCGACGAAATCGCAATCGCAACCGACTACGGGACAAACGCCGAAATGGCCCTGAAGGCAAACGGGGTAATCTACACGGGATCGGCAGCCGCGGGTCCCGCCCTCGAGGGCCAGGAAATAGAGTTCGGGTCCATTGCATCCCCCCACACAATCTCTGACGTTGAGTTCGAAGGGGAAAATCTCCGCTGCTATGTTCTGGATAAAGAGATGAGCCCCATAAAAGGAGACCTTGTCAACCCGAAGACAGGGGATGTGGTGGAAAAAGGTGATGTAAAGGCAAAGGGTATCACGGGAACGGGAGTCATTGCCCTCATAGAAGCAGGGATGCGGAACAAAATGATAACACTCCCAAAGATCCTGACCCCGGACAGCGTCATCCACCTCCAGGATGGGATCAAGTTCACAGAAAAAGACCTGATCGAAGCCGGAAGAGCTATCGGGGCAATCAGGGCAGGGCACATAACCCTCTGTGCCGAAGCCGGCATCGAGATGGAAGACCTGAAAATCGCCCACATGTCCGGAGCTGCCGGGACATACATGGACGCCGCAAAGGCCCACCAGGTGGGAATGATCCCCTATAATGCAGGTTATGTCTCCCAGATCGGAAACACTTCCCTGGCCGTGGCCCGGGAGATCCTGATCTCGGAAGACAGGCTCTGGGAACTGCAGAAAATTGCAAAGGAGATCGTCGGGACACACGTGATGTTTGCAACTTCGGAAGCTTTCAAGGAAGGCTACATGCTGGAACTTGCCTACTGGAACGAAGGCATGATGTTCAAAATGCATAAGAAGTTCCTGAAAAAGAAAAAACTCCCCATGCTTGACGAACCTTCCTCCATTCTGAAAATTGACCGCCAGGTCGAAAGGGATATCCCGGAACTGGGAGAAGAAGGCCTGCACGTGCTCGATAAAGTCGGGACCTACCTTACCATGGTCATCGAGGGCTGTGAAGGCTGTCATGAATGCGTAAAGGTCTGCCCGAACGGTGCCCTGAGGATGGAAGAAGGTGGAGTCGTAAGGATAAGGACCGACCTTTGCGATGGAGCAAACTGCCAGCGCTGCCTCCATGCCTGCCCCGAAGACAGGTTCAAGTGGGAAAACCTGACAGTGGCAGGGAATTAA
- the mtaA gene encoding methylcobamide:CoM methyltransferase MtaA, with product MSEFTLKTRLLAALKGEEVDKVPVCSVTQTGIVELMDVVGAPWPESHTDAELMAKLALANHEISGLEAVRVPYCLTVLVEGLGCEINMGTKNRQPSVTGHPYPKSLDGAAIPEDLLQRGRIPAVLEAIKIIREKVGPDVPIIGGMEGPITVASDLASVKSFMKWSIKKPELFEQVLDLSTEASVIYANAMVEAGADIISVADPVASPDLMSPDSFKQYLQPRLQNFSSQVDAVTILHVCGNVNPIIDYMADCGFEGLSVEEKVEDVKKAKEIIGDRARLVGNISSPFTLLPGPVDKIITEGKQAIADGIDVLAPGCGIAPMTPLENVKALVAARDEYYA from the coding sequence ATGAGCGAATTTACACTTAAAACGAGACTGTTAGCCGCCCTGAAAGGCGAAGAAGTTGACAAGGTACCTGTTTGTTCCGTAACCCAGACCGGAATCGTAGAACTCATGGATGTCGTCGGAGCACCCTGGCCGGAGTCCCACACAGATGCCGAACTTATGGCAAAGCTGGCCCTCGCAAACCACGAGATCAGCGGACTCGAAGCTGTCAGGGTTCCCTACTGCCTGACCGTCCTTGTCGAAGGTCTGGGCTGCGAGATCAACATGGGTACCAAGAACAGACAACCCTCTGTCACAGGGCACCCCTACCCCAAGAGCTTGGACGGCGCAGCAATTCCCGAAGACCTCCTGCAGAGAGGAAGGATTCCGGCAGTGCTCGAAGCCATTAAGATTATCAGGGAAAAAGTAGGCCCCGACGTACCCATCATCGGCGGAATGGAAGGCCCAATTACCGTAGCCTCCGACCTGGCAAGTGTAAAATCCTTCATGAAATGGTCCATCAAGAAGCCTGAACTCTTCGAACAGGTTCTGGACCTCTCAACCGAAGCATCCGTCATCTACGCAAACGCAATGGTCGAAGCCGGTGCAGACATCATTTCCGTTGCAGACCCCGTCGCCTCCCCTGACCTCATGAGCCCGGACTCCTTCAAGCAGTACCTCCAGCCCAGACTGCAGAATTTCTCATCTCAAGTTGATGCAGTGACCATCCTCCACGTCTGTGGTAATGTGAACCCGATCATTGACTACATGGCAGACTGCGGCTTCGAAGGACTCAGCGTTGAAGAAAAGGTCGAAGACGTGAAGAAGGCAAAGGAAATCATCGGAGACAGGGCAAGGCTCGTCGGAAACATTTCCAGTCCTTTCACCCTCCTGCCCGGACCTGTTGACAAGATCATTACCGAAGGCAAGCAGGCCATTGCAGACGGTATCGATGTGCTCGCCCCGGGCTGTGGCATTGCGCCCATGACCCCCCTCGAGAACGTCAAGGCTCTTGTAGCAGCAAGAGACGAGTACTACGCATAA
- a CDS encoding cation-transporting P-type ATPase, which produces MESAAAEDREALCSPRGDVHRISLPEFLEWSGTDENGLMGREAGRRLRDCGPNVLEDTGKEGIVRKYFRQFRNFFSILLAIGALLSFLAEYMDPGQGNLYIGLALGGVVVLNGTFTFIQEYQAEKTMESFRQLIPPHARVLRDGMVLDVLASELVVGDVLLLEEGDKVPADGRLIEVNSLKVDNSALTGEAEPQLRSLNCTHPEMLECRNMVFSGTLVQSGNGKAIVFGTGAHTQIGNLATLTEQTSAVDTPIRKELNHFIKVISSIAIFLGVTFFLLAFFLQDLFLASLIFAIGIIVANVPEGLLPTVTLALSLASRRMADRKALIKQLESVETLGSTTVICTDKTGTLTQNKMAVHSLIIGYEDVDPEEPEGFAEEAAGQESGVNTGEMPAGGEVIPEEGLPGSGWDPAKIPPVFLRVAGLCNNARFSERSPGYTGDPTEGALLVFANGFTDLKELNVNYPRLEEFPFDSLTKRMEVLCRTPEGGLESYLKGAPEIVVEMCDSLIEGGGVRELSRREKEELLDRHLRMAERGERVIALAYREAEKPEEYTEGFVFLGFIGIVDPPRPEAKGAIAKCHAAGIKVVMITGDHPVTAESIARGVGLADSEALEIITGDELKALSREELAERLKKKSIVFARTSPVQKLKIVQLFQAEGEIVTMTGDGVNDAPAIKNADMGVAMGSGTDVSREAADMVLLDDNFATIVNAVEEGRTVFDNIKKFIAYILTSNIPEILPFIAFVLFALPLPMNVQLILAIDLGTDILPALALGVEKGEGDIMRRPPRSRDEKLLTSQVLFTSYGIKGPIEAAAGFFCYFAVLFGGGWSFGEQLANSNPLYMQSITAFFSAVIICQIANVFTSRTRLQSVFTKGLFKNRYVLAGIVSELLILSFIIWSPLAHLIFNTSPIDLKYLLLALPFSFFLLAVDELRKYALRKNVGWVSRLFRW; this is translated from the coding sequence ATGGAGTCGGCAGCGGCTGAAGACAGGGAAGCTTTGTGCTCTCCCCGGGGCGACGTACACAGGATTTCCCTCCCTGAATTTCTGGAATGGTCCGGGACGGATGAAAACGGGCTCATGGGACGGGAGGCTGGCCGCCGCTTGCGAGACTGCGGTCCTAACGTTCTGGAAGATACGGGGAAAGAAGGCATAGTCCGAAAATACTTCCGGCAGTTCCGGAATTTCTTTTCCATTCTTCTGGCCATAGGAGCCCTTCTCTCTTTCTTAGCCGAGTACATGGACCCCGGGCAGGGAAATCTATATATAGGGCTAGCTCTCGGGGGGGTCGTGGTCCTGAACGGGACTTTTACTTTTATCCAGGAGTACCAGGCCGAAAAGACCATGGAAAGCTTCCGGCAGCTTATCCCGCCTCATGCAAGGGTTTTAAGGGACGGGATGGTCCTTGACGTCCTGGCTTCGGAACTGGTTGTCGGGGACGTGCTCCTTCTTGAGGAAGGGGACAAGGTCCCGGCAGACGGGCGTTTGATAGAGGTCAATTCCCTGAAAGTAGACAATTCCGCTCTCACCGGGGAAGCCGAACCGCAGTTGCGTTCTCTTAATTGCACCCATCCGGAAATGCTGGAGTGCAGGAACATGGTTTTTTCCGGGACCCTGGTGCAGAGCGGAAACGGAAAAGCTATCGTATTCGGGACGGGTGCACATACCCAGATCGGGAACCTGGCTACCCTGACCGAACAGACTTCTGCCGTGGACACTCCTATCCGGAAGGAACTCAACCATTTCATAAAGGTAATTTCTTCAATAGCGATTTTTCTCGGGGTAACCTTTTTCCTGCTTGCCTTTTTCCTCCAGGACCTCTTCCTTGCGAGCCTTATTTTTGCCATCGGGATCATCGTCGCCAATGTACCTGAAGGGCTCTTGCCAACAGTCACCCTTGCCCTGAGCCTGGCTTCTCGCCGCATGGCCGACAGAAAAGCCCTGATAAAACAGCTTGAGTCCGTGGAAACCCTGGGTTCGACCACGGTTATTTGTACGGATAAGACCGGGACCCTGACCCAGAACAAAATGGCTGTCCACTCCCTCATCATCGGGTATGAAGATGTGGACCCTGAAGAGCCTGAAGGTTTTGCAGAGGAAGCGGCAGGGCAGGAATCAGGTGTGAACACCGGAGAAATGCCTGCCGGAGGAGAGGTAATTCCCGAAGAGGGTTTGCCGGGTTCTGGCTGGGACCCCGCAAAGATTCCTCCTGTTTTCCTGCGGGTCGCCGGGCTCTGTAACAATGCGAGGTTTTCGGAAAGGTCTCCGGGATATACGGGGGACCCCACCGAAGGAGCACTCCTGGTCTTTGCAAACGGCTTTACGGACCTGAAGGAACTCAACGTTAATTATCCCCGGCTGGAGGAATTCCCGTTTGATTCTCTTACCAAGCGGATGGAAGTCCTCTGCCGTACTCCCGAAGGCGGGCTTGAATCCTACCTCAAAGGGGCTCCGGAAATTGTGGTTGAGATGTGTGATTCCTTAATTGAGGGCGGAGGGGTGCGGGAACTTAGCAGAAGGGAGAAAGAAGAACTGCTGGACCGGCACCTGAGAATGGCGGAGAGGGGAGAGCGGGTGATAGCTCTTGCTTACAGGGAAGCGGAAAAGCCGGAAGAGTACACTGAAGGTTTCGTTTTCCTGGGTTTCATCGGGATTGTGGACCCCCCGCGCCCCGAAGCAAAAGGAGCTATTGCAAAGTGCCATGCTGCAGGGATCAAGGTAGTCATGATTACAGGGGATCATCCCGTAACGGCAGAGTCCATTGCCAGGGGTGTGGGGCTTGCGGATTCCGAAGCCCTGGAAATAATCACGGGGGACGAGCTGAAAGCTCTTTCCAGAGAAGAACTTGCGGAGCGGTTGAAAAAGAAGAGTATAGTCTTTGCCCGGACCTCTCCCGTACAGAAACTGAAAATCGTGCAACTCTTCCAGGCCGAGGGGGAAATCGTCACCATGACTGGAGACGGGGTCAACGATGCCCCTGCAATCAAGAATGCGGATATGGGGGTTGCCATGGGCAGTGGCACCGATGTTTCCCGGGAAGCTGCGGACATGGTGCTTCTGGACGACAACTTTGCCACCATTGTGAATGCGGTGGAAGAGGGCAGGACCGTCTTTGATAATATAAAAAAGTTTATTGCTTACATCCTTACCAGCAATATCCCCGAAATCCTGCCTTTTATCGCCTTCGTCCTCTTCGCCCTGCCTCTCCCTATGAACGTGCAGCTCATCCTGGCAATTGACCTGGGGACCGATATCCTGCCTGCCCTTGCCCTGGGTGTGGAAAAGGGAGAGGGAGATATTATGAGGCGGCCGCCCAGGTCCAGGGACGAAAAACTGCTTACCTCCCAGGTGCTCTTCACTTCCTACGGGATAAAAGGGCCTATAGAGGCAGCTGCCGGTTTTTTCTGCTACTTCGCCGTCCTTTTCGGCGGGGGCTGGAGTTTCGGGGAACAGCTTGCAAACAGTAATCCCCTCTACATGCAGTCGATTACGGCTTTTTTTTCGGCGGTGATTATCTGCCAGATTGCAAACGTCTTTACCTCCAGGACCCGGTTACAGTCGGTCTTCACCAAAGGTCTTTTCAAAAACCGGTATGTCCTGGCAGGTATTGTGAGTGAGCTTCTTATCCTTTCCTTTATTATCTGGAGCCCCCTTGCCCACCTGATTTTCAATACCTCTCCAATTGACCTCAAATACCTGCTGCTCGCTCTCCCCTTTTCCTTCTTCCTTCTTGCAGTTGACGAACTTAGGAAGTATGCTCTCAGAAAGAATGTGGGCTGGGTCTCTCGCTTGTTCAGGTGGTGA